The Anabaena sp. WA102 genome contains a region encoding:
- a CDS encoding restriction endonuclease, with protein MTTNAEYKARITSYKWDDLIKLWSEIESGNTPNWDAGKALEYLVLRAFQLNNAEVTWPYSVYLDGEEIEQIDGVVYADGLSCIIECKDTAKPVKIEPIAKLRNQLLRRPAATIGSIFSRSGFTEASETLAGFVAPQTILLWGGEEIKYSLENECIRRALIKKYRICVEQGLANYNIKTEVLS; from the coding sequence ATGACCACAAATGCAGAATATAAAGCAAGAATTACTAGCTATAAATGGGATGATTTAATCAAATTATGGTCAGAAATTGAATCAGGTAATACACCAAATTGGGATGCAGGTAAAGCATTAGAATATCTCGTTTTACGAGCATTTCAACTCAACAATGCCGAAGTAACTTGGCCTTACAGCGTGTATTTAGATGGAGAAGAAATAGAACAAATTGACGGAGTAGTTTATGCAGATGGCTTATCTTGTATAATAGAATGTAAAGACACAGCAAAACCTGTTAAAATTGAACCTATAGCCAAGTTGAGAAATCAACTATTACGCAGACCAGCAGCAACTATTGGGAGTATATTTAGTCGTAGTGGATTTACAGAAGCATCGGAAACCTTAGCTGGATTTGTTGCACCTCAAACTATTCTATTGTGGGGAGGAGAAGAAATTAAATATTCTTTAGAAAATGAGTGTATACGTAGAGCATTAATCAAAAAATATCGTATTTGTGTTGAACAAGGACTAGCTAATTACAACATTAAAACTGAGGTTCTATCATGA
- a CDS encoding HigA family addiction module antitoxin, translating into MENNLLHNPHAGEILKYEFLEELDISENTLAVNLGLTYPTIQGIITGKLKMTADIDLRLCRYFRLSDGYFLRLQNAYEIMEAKRNLGEILNQIIPYSLMVTD; encoded by the coding sequence ATGGAAAATAACTTACTACATAATCCCCATGCTGGTGAAATTTTAAAATATGAATTTTTAGAAGAATTAGACATCAGCGAAAATACTTTAGCTGTTAATTTAGGTTTAACTTATCCTACTATTCAAGGAATTATTACAGGTAAACTGAAAATGACGGCAGATATAGATTTGCGCCTTTGTCGCTATTTTAGACTTTCAGATGGTTATTTTTTAAGATTGCAAAATGCTTATGAAATCATGGAAGCGAAAAGAAATTTAGGAGAAATTTTAAATCAAATTATTCCTTATTCTTTAATGGTGACAGATTAA
- a CDS encoding ribbon-helix-helix domain-containing protein, protein MLEAMGQTKKAKITFTCSYELREELESIASSEDRTLSNLVERLVTRAVQIYKPEDQKAS, encoded by the coding sequence GTGTTAGAAGCTATGGGTCAAACTAAAAAAGCAAAAATTACATTTACTTGCTCATATGAACTACGTGAAGAGTTAGAAAGTATTGCAAGTTCAGAAGACAGGACACTATCAAATCTTGTAGAAAGGCTTGTGACAAGAGCAGTTCAGATTTACAAACCGGAAGATCAAAAAGCAAGTTAA
- the cobJ gene encoding precorrin-3B C(17)-methyltransferase has protein sequence MNIRVCPAVVVLSQNSVTVGRRITSVLAGAKLYGLVNRTHDVDISFTNFGETLRELFAAGTPIIGICAAGILIRTIAPLLTDKGQEPPVLAVAEDGSAVVPLLGGLSGVNDLARQVGSALNIQPAITTTGDIRFHTALLSPPAGYHLANPEHGKKFIADLLAGGKVKLQGIAPWLSESNLPIDENGELIIQITENLGNSDPNCLVYHPGKIAIALLAEGNALTKPEPDTITQIHQILAESNLAPAAVAGIFAPLQLANNSQLHSIATTLGVPTRFLPTNELTELVLAATGADSRIVSSPFSQIAVAISTQIINPDTIGQPQGKLAIIGTGPGASQWMSPQVKEILAAATDLVGYKTYINLIGHLADGKRVHESDNRVEAERAYQALDLAASGKYVAVVSSGDPGIYAMAAAVFEVLEQYHKPEWQTIDIQVAPGISAMQAAAATIGAPLGHDFCVISLSDILKPWEIIAQRITAAAKSDFVIAFYNPVSKERTWQLAAAKKILMEHRKPDTPVVLGRNLGRKGEEVQVTTLKELEPALADMRTVIIIGSSHTRQIQQDHNIWVYTSRRYNSQE, from the coding sequence ATGAATATTAGGGTATGCCCTGCGGTTGTGGTCTTGAGTCAAAATAGCGTTACAGTGGGGCGAAGAATTACTAGTGTCTTAGCTGGTGCGAAATTATATGGTTTGGTTAATCGCACTCATGATGTTGATATTAGCTTTACCAATTTTGGCGAAACTTTACGAGAACTATTCGCTGCTGGTACACCGATAATTGGTATTTGTGCAGCGGGGATTCTAATTAGAACAATTGCACCGTTGTTAACTGACAAAGGACAAGAACCGCCAGTTTTAGCTGTAGCTGAAGATGGTAGTGCTGTTGTTCCGCTTTTGGGTGGTTTAAGTGGTGTAAATGATTTAGCACGTCAAGTGGGTTCAGCACTGAATATCCAACCAGCAATTACCACAACGGGAGATATCCGTTTTCACACTGCTTTGTTATCTCCTCCTGCTGGATATCATTTAGCTAACCCAGAACATGGGAAAAAATTTATTGCTGATTTATTGGCTGGGGGAAAGGTTAAATTACAAGGAATAGCGCCTTGGTTGAGTGAGAGTAATTTACCTATTGATGAAAATGGTGAGTTAATTATTCAAATTACTGAAAATTTGGGTAATTCTGATCCTAATTGTTTAGTTTATCATCCTGGGAAAATTGCGATAGCTTTGCTCGCCGAAGGCAACGCTCTCACCAAGCCAGAACCAGATACAATCACTCAAATTCACCAAATCCTCGCAGAATCTAATTTAGCACCTGCCGCAGTGGCAGGAATATTTGCACCGCTACAACTGGCGAATAATTCCCAACTTCACTCTATAGCGACAACTTTGGGAGTTCCTACCCGTTTCCTACCCACCAATGAACTAACGGAATTGGTTTTGGCGGCTACAGGTGCAGATAGTCGAATTGTATCATCCCCATTTTCCCAGATAGCTGTTGCCATTTCCACGCAAATTATCAACCCTGACACCATTGGACAACCCCAGGGCAAATTAGCGATTATTGGTACGGGTCCTGGTGCATCTCAATGGATGTCACCCCAGGTAAAGGAAATTTTGGCAGCAGCGACGGATTTAGTCGGTTATAAAACTTATATTAATTTAATTGGACATCTTGCAGATGGTAAGCGTGTTCATGAATCAGATAACCGCGTGGAAGCAGAAAGGGCATATCAGGCGCTAGATTTGGCTGCATCGGGAAAATATGTAGCAGTTGTATCTTCTGGCGATCCCGGTATTTACGCAATGGCGGCGGCAGTGTTTGAGGTTTTAGAGCAATATCACAAACCAGAATGGCAAACCATTGATATTCAAGTCGCCCCTGGTATTTCGGCTATGCAAGCCGCAGCAGCCACTATTGGTGCGCCTTTGGGTCATGATTTCTGTGTGATTTCTCTCTCTGACATTTTGAAACCTTGGGAAATTATCGCTCAACGAATTACCGCTGCGGCTAAAAGTGATTTTGTCATTGCTTTCTATAATCCTGTATCAAAAGAACGCACTTGGCAACTAGCCGCCGCGAAAAAGATTTTAATGGAACACCGCAAACCTGATACCCCAGTTGTGTTGGGACGAAATTTAGGAAGAAAGGGAGAAGAAGTCCAGGTTACGACTCTAAAGGAATTAGAACCAGCATTAGCGGATATGCGAACTGTCATTATTATTGGTTCTTCCCACACTCGACAAATCCAGCAAGATCATAATATTTGGGTTTATACTTCCCGCCGATATAATTCTCAGGAATGA